The Primulina eburnea isolate SZY01 chromosome 6, ASM2296580v1, whole genome shotgun sequence genome contains a region encoding:
- the LOC140835012 gene encoding LOW QUALITY PROTEIN: probable serine/threonine-protein kinase SIS8 (The sequence of the model RefSeq protein was modified relative to this genomic sequence to represent the inferred CDS: deleted 2 bases in 2 codons), with protein MKSFLKKLHIGFNHSADSEGSSSSSKSNNRLSSDGSPTERYSYSKSENRPFSNISGWLNSATDKNSHSPSLSSNAKIEERKEVIDPLGSSSLDAALGAARADSGSSNLRDPDIEEYQIQLALELSAKEDPEAAQIEAVKQISLGSFPAENTPAEVAAYRYWNYNALSYDDKILDGFYDLYGILNESTSSRMPSLVDLQGAPMSDDISWEAILVNKAADPKLLRLEREALELASKVCPDQGIVFTCSMVQKLATIVSDHMGGPVSDPDKMLIAWRNISHGLKATHRSMVLPIGSLTIGLARHRALLFKVLADSLGIRCRLVKGLEFAGSADVAMSIVEIDGREYIVDLMADPGTLIPSDALGVNMGLEGSFHVASSSGGVSSLLEEQQEFSTMDKKSIFGENVPMEKESTLKAQEGSKHNDNSSKTPFFVKESSGEIQTRSNHPYEHARSPSWTKGVSSSTVRRTKVNDVSQLVIDAAKENPQLVQKLHDVLRESGVVAPPNLFTEIDSDQLDVQLVDIKPITQGKEKGGSEGKIKAKGHTNLDRSSLPPLPHHGFRDRGNSDTPLEKQSELKVITGRPSSSECEIDPVKYKNNVPVAAAAAAVASSMVAAAVKASDSKLQLPVAAAATATAAAAAVVATTAAVSKQYEVLESTVLSPDSPFAIVNQAECVRSDGDVDVAVSEQRRSDSHEHEGLVQNLEGERISDRSAGNESSKSDVTLDDVADCEIPWEDISLGERIGLGSYGEVYRGDWHETEVAVKKFLDQAITGEFLEEFKSEIRIMKRLRHPNVVLFMGAVTRPPNLSIVTEFLPRGSLYRLIHRPNNQLDERRRLRMALDTARGMNYLHNCTPVIVHRDLKSPNLLVDKNWVVKVCDFGLSRMKHSTYLSSRSTAGTAEWMAPEVLRNEPSNEKCDVFSFGVILWELCTLQQPWGGMNPMQVVGAVGFQHRRLDIPDNMDPVISDIITKCWQTDPRLRPSFTEIMAALKPLQKPITSKQQGV; from the exons ATGAAAAGTTTTCTGAAGAAACTTCACATAGGGTTTAACCACTCTGCAGACTCAGAAGGTTCTTCCTCATCGTCTAAGAGTAATAATAGGTTGTCCAGCGATGGTTCTCCAACTGAGAGGTATTCATACTCTAAATCTGAGAATAGACCATTTTCAAACATTTCAGGATGGTTAAATTCTGCAACAGATAAGAATAGTCACAGTCCATCCTTGTCTTCCAATGCAAAGATCGAAGAAAGAAAGGAAGTTATTGATCCTTTGGGCAGTAGTAGCTTGGATGCAGCTCTGGGTGCAGCGAGGGCTGATTCGGGATCAAGTAATTTGAGGGATCCCGATATTGAGGAATATCAGATACAGTTAGCTTTGGAGTTGAGTGCAAAGGAGGATCCCGAGGCAGCTCAAATTGAAGCTGTAAAGCAGATAAGTTTAGGCTCTTTTCCTGCTGAAAATACTCCAGCTGAAGTCGCC GCATACCGTTACTGG AACTACAATGCTCTTAGCTATGACGACAAGATTCTGGATGGTTTCTACGATTTATATGGCATTTTAAATGAGTCCACATCGTCGAGAATGCCTTCCCTAGTTGATCTGCAAGGAGCACCTATGTCTGATGATATAAGTTGGGAAGCAATTCTAGTAAATAAAGCGGCCGATCCCAAGTTGTTGAGGCTTGAGCGGGAAGCATTGGAGTTGGCTTCTAAAGTATGTCCTGACCAGGGAATTGTTTTTACTTGCAGTATGGTGCAGAAACTTGCTACAATAGTTTCTGATCACATGGGGGGCCCAGTTAGTGATCCCGACAAGATGTTGATTGCATGGAGAAATATAAGCCATGGCTTGAAAGCAACCCACAGGAGCATGGTTTTACCTATTGGTTCTTTGACAATTGGTCTGGCTCGTCATCGAGCACTGTTGTTTAAG GTTTTGGCAGATAGTTTGGGCATCCGTTGCCGCTTGGTCAAGGGACTGGAATTTGCAGGTTCTGCTGATGTGGCAATGAGCATTGTAGAAATTGATGGGAG GGAATACATTGTTGACTTAATGGCGGACCCTGGTACACTCATTCCATCTGATGCCTTGGGGGTGAATATGGGCCTTGAGGGCTCTTTTCACGTGGCTTCATCGAGTGGTGGAGTATCCAGTTTATTAGAAGAGCAACAAGAGTTTTCAACTATGGATAAGAAAAGCATATTTGGAGAGAATGTTCCAATGGAAAAGGAATCTACGTTGAAAGCTCAGGAAGGGTCCAAACACAACGATAATAGTTCAAAAACACCTTTCTTTGTGAAGGAATCATCAGGGGAAATCCAAACCAGGTCTAATCATCCTTATGAACATGCAAGATCACCTTCATGGACCAAAGGCGTGAGCTCCTCAACTGTCAGAAGAACGAAAGTGAACGATGTGTCACAATTAGTGATTGATGCTGCCAAAGAAAATCCCCAGCTAGTTCAGAAGCTCCATGACGTTCTTCGTGAAAGTGGTGTTGTTGCACCTCCAAACTTGTTCACTGAAATCGACTCAGACCAGTTAGATGTGCAACTGGTGGACATCAAGCCCATTACAcaaggaaaagaaaaaggagGAAGTGAAGGAAAAATTAAAGCTAAGGGTCACACTAACCTAGATCGAAGTTCTCTGCCTCCACTGCCACATCATGGGTTTCGTGATAGAGGCAATTCAGATACTCCTTTGGAGAAGCAATCTGAACTGAAAGTAATTACGGGGCGTCCTAGTTCATCAGAGTGCGAAATAGATCCTGTAAAGTACAAAAACAATGTTCCTGTGGCAGCCGCCGCCGCTGCAGTTGCCTCTTCAATGGTAGCTGCGGCTGTAAAGGCCAGTGATTCAAAGCTTCAACTTCCTGTAGCAGCTGCAGCTACTGCAACAGCTGCAGCTGCGGCTGTTGTAGCAACAACTGCAGCAGTTAGTAAGCAATATGAGGTGTTGGAATCAACTGTTCTTTCGCCAGATAGTCCTTTTGCCATTGTTAATCAAGCAGAGTGTGTAAGAAGTGATGGAGACGTAGATGTAGCTGTTTCTGAACAACGAAGAAGTGACAGCCATGAACACGAGGGTCTAGTGCAAAATTTGGAGGGAGAGAGAATATCAGACAGGTCAGCGGGTAACGAAAGTTCTAAATCTGATGTAACACTTGATGATGTCGCTGATTGTGAAATCCCATGGGAGGATATCTCCTTGGGTGAGCGCATTGGGCTTG GATCTTATGGTGAAGTCTACCGTGGAGATTGGCATGAAACT gaagttgctgtcaaaaaattCCTTGACCAAGCTATTACTGGAGAATTTCTGGAGGAATTTAAAAGTGAG ATTCGAATAATGAAAAGGCTCAGGCATCCAAATGTAGTTCTCTTCATGGGAGCTGTTACTCGTCCCCCTAATCTTTCAATTGTGACTGAATTTCTTCCTAG AGGTAGTTTGTACCGATTGATCCATCGTCCAAACAATCAACTTGATGAACGCAGACGGTTAAGGATGGCTCTTGATACG GCTCGAGGAATGAATTATTTGCACAATTGCACACCGGTGATTGTTCATCGCGATTTGAAATCCCCAAACCTTCTTGTTGATAAGAACTGGGTTGTAAAG GTATGTGATTTTGGATTGTCAAGAATGAAGCACAGTACCTATCTTTCTTCAAGGTCAACTGCTGGGACG GCAGAGTGGATGGCACCAGAAGTTCTAAGAAATGAACCATCAAATGAGAA ATGTGATGTTTTTAGCTTTGGTGTCATACTATGGGAGCTTTGCACTTTGCAGCAACCTTGGGGAGGAATGAACCCAATGCAAGTTGTTGGTGCTGTTGGGTTTCAGCATCGTCGTCTTGACATTCCAGATAACATGGATCCAGTAAtttctgatataatc actaaATGCTGGCAAAC AGATCCAAGGTTACGGCCATCATTTACTGAAATTATGGCCGCACTTAAACCTCTTCAGAAGCCTATCACCAGTAAGCAGCAGGGGGTTTAA
- the LOC140835015 gene encoding uncharacterized protein, with amino-acid sequence MDLPLDPLSSIEPMAPAAATPHHSAYAANPTPTNPAAHNHPPYAEMITAAIAALNERNGSSKKAIVKYIESHYSNLPPTHSSLLTHHLKRLKNSGQILMVKYSYRLPRSGVSSPVSANGTVTDSATSVGSKKRPGRPPKAQSVQAAVPVFAQQDVPMNDAPVVVPGLVEQQNAAVGPLGSAHVAFVPGGGPSVSGVTRGRGRPPKQGASKLRPPKSGGVQTGGGRGRGRPKKIATPPAARVKRLGRSRGRPRKVNNPEVGVAAVGGGVVGPLVIGGGAADGVLPAGSGVVSVAGKRRGRPPKAGGEVKRPRMVGTGEPKKPRKLGGKPLGRPKKLASGIMNQPSDNQLLMAYLDVKGKLEYFQSRIKQTVGGLKPYLNNEATASALQELETLANMEISSSNVQPQPQPQPQPQPQS; translated from the exons ATGGACCTACCGCTAGATCCACTTTCGTCCATCGAACCCATGGCCCCCGCTGCCGCTACTCCTCATCACTCAGCTTACGCCGCCAATCCAACACCCACCAACCCCGCTGCCCACAATCATCCACCTTATGCGGAG ATGATTACGGCGGCTATAGCGGCGTTGAATGAGCGGAACGGGTCGAGCAAGAAGGCTATCGTTAAGTACATAGAGTCTCATTACTCGAACCTGCCGCCGACTCACTCATCTCTGTTGACTCATCACTTGAAGCGGTTAAAGAACAGCGGTCAAATTTTGATGGTCAAGTACTCTTACAGGCTTCCTAGATCTGGTGTTTCATCACCCGTGTCTGCAAACGGCACCGTTACTGATTCTGCTACTTCTGTTGGATCAAAGAAGCGGCCTGGTCGCCCCCCGAAGGCCCAGTCTGTTCAAGCTGCCGTGCCTGTTTTTGCTCAGCAGGACGTGCCAATGAATGATGCTCCTGTTGTTGTCCCAGGACTAGTCGAACAGCAGAATGCGGCTGTTGGGCCACTGGGTTCGGCACATGTTGCTTTTGTCCCGGGTGGCGGGCCTTCAGTGAGTGGGGTCACGAGAGGCCGCGGTCGTCCGCCTAAACAGGGTGCGTCAAAGCTTCGTCCCCCAAAGAGTGGTGGAGTGCAGACTGGTGGTGGGAGGGGGAGGGGAAGGCCAAAGAAAATTGCTACCCCTCCTGCTGCGCGGGTTAAGCGGCTAGGTAGGTCACGTGGGCGACCACGGAAGGTGAATAATCCGGAGGTAGGAGTGGCAGCTGTTGGTGGTGGCGTGGTGGGGCCTCTGGTGATTGGTGGTGGTGCTGCGGATGGTGTGCTGCCTGCAGGGAGTGGAGTTGTGTCAGTGGCAGGAAAGCGCAGGGGGCGACCACCCAAGGCTGGTGGTGAGGTAAAGAGGCCTAGGATGGTGGGTACTGGGGAACCCAAGAAGCCAAGGAAGCTCGGTGGGAAGCCTTTGGGCCGGCCgaaaaag CTTGCATCAGGAATCATGAATCAGCCTTCAGATAACCAGCTCCTGATGGCCTACCTTGATGTTAAAGGAAAGCTCGAATATTTT CAATCAAGAATCAAGCAAACAGTTGGCGGTCTAAAGCCATACTTGAACAATGAAGCTACAGCAAGTGCACTGCAAGAACTTGAAACTCTAGCAAATATGGAAATCAGTTCGTCGAATGTTCAGCCCCAGCCCCAGCCCCAGCCCCAACCCCAACCCCAAAGTTAA
- the LOC140835016 gene encoding uncharacterized protein, which yields MAPQPPTTDLNVPEAAADPTPFVPAVHNHPPYAEIIKDAIASLNERNGSSKRAIAKYIKTHHTNLPPTHASLLASHLKRLRDDGLILMVKNSYKLAGSAPPPPVSVNGADSSGKKKRPGRPPKNKSVQDALPVFGEQSLPENPVPDITSQQQNAATGPLGSVNVATGPVGGPVVGGTPRGRGRPPKQGGVKRGRGRPKINGGLQVSVGRSRGRPKKNAASPVMAGTSRGRGRPPQVANAEGKVADVDGGTVGSTAVVVGTGGASIVAGGGVSLVAGKRRGRPPTSGSEVKKPRKVTTGGASIVAGGGLSQVAGKRRGRPPKEAGSEVKTPNKVAAEEPKKPRKLSGKPLGRPKKTASTSGSQTPVNPQQIACLDPNGKLQYFQSRIKHTVNIIRPHLNSETTLTALQELETLAEMDVNTTLNIPPQS from the exons ATGGCTCCACAGCCACCAACCACCGATCTAAATGTCCCGGAAGCCGCCGCCGACCCAACTCCCTTTGTCCCCGCTGTCCACAATCATCCCCCTTATGCGGAG ATTATAAAGGATGCCATAGCGTCGTTGAATGAGCGAAATGGGTCGAGCAAGAGAGCTATTGCTAAGTACATAAAGACCCATCACACGAACCTGCCGCCTACTCACGCATCACTGTTGGCCTCACACTTGAAGCGGTTGAGAGATGACGGTCTGATTTTGATGGTTAAGAACTCGTACAAGCTTGCTGGATCTGCGCCTCCACCTCCTGTTTCCGTAAATGGGGCTGATTCTAGTGGGAAAAAGAAGCGGCCTGGACGCCCTCCTAAGAATAAGTCCGTTCAAGATGCTCTGCCTGTTTTTGGTGAACAGTCCTTGCCTGAGAACCCTGTGCCAGATATTACTTCCCAGCAGCAGAATGCGGCTACTGGGCCACTGGGTTCTGTTAATGTTGCCACTGGTCCAGTTGGTGGGCCTGTCGTGGGCGGGACCCCCAGAGGCCGTGGTCGTCCTCCTAAACAGGGTGGGGTCAAGCGTGGGCGGGGTCGCCCGAAAATAAATGGCGGCCTCCAGGTTAGTGTTGGGAGGAGCAGGGGAAGGCCTAAGAAGAACGCCGCTTCCCCTGTCATGGCCGGGACCAGCAGAGGCCGTGGCCGTCCGCCTCAGGTGGCTAATGCAGAGGGAAAGGTGGCAGATGTTGACGGTGGGACAGTGGGTTCTACGGCAGTTGTCGTTGGTACTGGTGGTGCGTCGATTGTAGCAGGTGGTGGAGTTTCCCTGGTGGCTGGGAAGCGCAGGGGGCGGCCACCCACGTCTGGTAGCGAGGTTAAAAAGCCTAGGAAGGTGACCACTGGTGGTGCGTCGATTGTTGCAGGTGGTGGACTTTCTCAGGTGGCTGGGAAGCGCAGGGGGCGGCCTCCTAAGGAGGCTGGTAGTGAGGTTAAAACGCCTAATAAGGTGGCCGCTGAGGAGCCAAAAAAACCTAGGAAGCTTAGTGGAAAGCCTCTGGGACGACCGAAAAAG ACTGCATCAACATCAGGTAGTCAAACTCCAGTCAACCCACAGCAAATTGCTTGCCTTGATCCCAATGGAAAACTGCAATATTTT CAATCAAGAATCAAGCATACAGTGAACATCATAAGGCCACACTTGAATAGCGAAACTACCCTTACCGCTTTGCAAGAACTAGAAACTTTAGCAGAAATGGATGTGAATACAACATTGAACATTCCACCCCAAAGTTGA
- the LOC140835017 gene encoding pentatricopeptide repeat-containing protein At4g02750, translated as MRFIRQLQTTFSRSYQSRTRIHARTKTLPERRNNKVTDSDVVKCNIAITDYMRNGQCNAALRLFNSMPRKTSVSYNTMISGYLSNSKFDLAQELFDVMPQRDLVSWNVMLSGHIKNKNLGAARLLFDEMPAKDVVSWNAMLSGYAQNGLVHDARRIFDLMPEKNEISWNGILAAYVQNGMIEQARRLFDSKEKWVVVSWNCLMGGYLKQKRMVEAREIFDRMPVRDEVSWNTMITCYAQNGKLDEARRLFEESPVRDVFTWTAMVSGYIQNGKLDEARGIFDEMPEKSVVSWNAMMAGYVQSKNMNLARELFDAMPGRNISSWNTMITGYSQNGDIAHARSLFDRMHRRDCISWAAIIACYGQSGDSEEAIRMFVEMKRDGERINRSAFTSVLSTCSDVAAFELGKQMHGRVIKAGYEFGCFVGNALLAMYCRCGSIDEAHEVFIGIEHRDVVSWNTIIIGYARHGFSKEALEHFRSMKQACIQPDEVTMVGVLSACSHTGLVELGRKYFDSMNHDYGIVANSKHYTCMIDLLGRAGRLDDAQNLMKNMPFEPDAATWGALLGASRIHGNTELGEKAAEMIFALEPWNAGMYVLLSNLYAASGRWLDVNKMRFKMWDTGVKKIPGYSWVEVQNKIHTFSVGDFAHPESDMILAFLEEQDLKMKLDGYISTTKLVLHDVEEEEKQQMLKYHSEKLAVAYGIIKIPEGRPVRVFKNLRVCEDCHTAIKHMAKIMGRLIILRDPNRFHHFNGGECNCGDYW; from the exons ATGCGTTTCATCAGACAACTGCAGACGACTTTCTCTCGTTCTTACCAATCAAGAACGAGAATCCATGCTCGAACTAAAACCTTGCCAGAGCGCAGGAACAACAAAGTTACGGACTCGGATGTAGTGAAATGCAACATCGCCATCACCGATTATATGCGAAACGGCCAATGCAATGCGGCATTGCGTTTGTTCAACTCTATGCCTCGGAAAACTTCCGTTTCTTACAACACTATGATATCTGGGTACCTCTCAAATAGCAAGTTTGATCTCGCTCAGGAGCTGTTCGATGTAATGCCGCAGAGGGACTTGGTTTCTTGGAATGTGATGCTAAGTGGGCATATAAAGAACAAGAATCTTGGGGCAGCTCGTCTCTTGTTCGATGAAATGCCTGCAAAGGATGTTGTCTCGTGGAACGCTATGTTGTCGGGGTATGCACAGAACGGGCTCGTACATGATGCCAGGAGAATTTTTGATTTGATGCCGGAGAAAAATGAGATCTCGTGGAATGGGATTCTTGCGGCTTATGTTCAAAATGGGATGATCGAGCAGGCTAGGAGGTTGTTTGATAGCAAGGAGAAGTGGGTTGTGGTTTCCTGGAATTGTTTGATGGGTGGCTACTTGAAGCAGAAGCGGATGGTTGAAGCAAGAGAGATTTTTGATCGTATGCCTGTTAGGGATGAAGTATCATGGAATACTATGATTACTTGTTATGCTCAAAATGGGAAGCTGGACGAGGCAAGGAGGTTATTCGAGGAGTCCCCGGTTCGTGATGTCTTTACATGGACAGCAATGGTGTCAGGTTATATACAAAATGGTAAGTTAGACGAGGCAAGGGGAATCTTTGACGAGATGCCTGAGAAGAGTGTCGTTTCTTGGAACGCGATGATGGCCGGATATGTACAGAGCAAGAACATGAATCTGGCTAGAGAGTTGTTTGACGCAATGCCTGGTAGGAACATTAGTTCGTGGAATACGATGATAACTGGTTATTCTCAAAATGGAGACATTGCTCATGCTAGAAGCTTGTTTGATAGAATGCATCGTCGGGATTGCATCTCTTGGGCAGCAATAATTGCCTGTTATGGTCAGAGCGGTGATAGTGAGGAGGCAATAAGAATGTTCGTCGAAATGAAGAGGGACGGAGAGAGGATAAATAGATCAGCATTTACTAGTGTATTGAGTACATGCTCTGACGTCGCAGCTTTTGAGCTGGGGAAGCAAATGCATGGCCGTGTAATCAAAGCTGGATATGAGTTTGGCTGCTTTGTGGGGAATGCTCTCCTTGCCATGTACTGTAGATGTGGCAGCATTGATGAGGCACATGAAGTGTTCATTGGAATTGAGCATAGGGATGTTGTCTCGTGGAACACCATCATTATTGGTTATGCAAGACATGGATTTAGCAAAGAAGCTCTTGAACATTTTCGCTCAATGAAACAGGCATGCATCCAGCCTGATGAAGTTACAATG GTTGGTGTTCTGTCCGCATGTAGTCACACAGGCTTGGTAGAGTTGGGCAGAAAGTACTTTGATTCCATGAATCATGATTATGGCATAGTGGCAAATTCAAAGCACtatacttgcatgattgatCTTTTGGGTCGTGCAGGACGACTAGATGATGCTCAAAATCTGATGAAAAATATGCCTTTCGAGCCAGATGCAGCAACATGGGGGGCCCTCCTTGGTGCCAGCCGGATTCACGGAAATACCGAGTTAGGAGAAAAGGCAGCTGAAATGATATTTGCATTGGAACCTTGGAATGCTGGAATGTATGTTCTTCTTTCCAATTTATATGCAGCTTCAGGCAGGTGGCTTGATGTTAATAAAATGAGATTTAAAATGTGGGATACTGGCGTTAAAAAAATACCGGGGTATAGCTGGGTGGAAGTTCAGAATAAGATTCACACGTTTTCAGTAGGAGACTTTGCTCATCCTGAGAGTGATATGATACTTGCTTTCTTGGAAGAGCAAGATTTGAAGATGAAACTGGATGGTTACATCTCAACCACAAAACTGGTTTTGCATGATGTAGAAGAAGAGGAGAAACAGCAGATGCTAAAGTACCATAGCGAAAAATTAGCTGTTGCTTATGGAATTATTAAGATACCCGAAGGGAGACCTGTTCGTGTTTTTAAAAACTTGCGGGTTTGTGAGGACTGCCATACGGCTATCAAACACATGGCGAAGATCATGGGCAGATTGATAATCTTGCGTGATCCTAACCGATTCCATCACTTCAATGGGGGAGAATGTAATTGTGGGGATTACTGGTAA
- the LOC140835019 gene encoding protein MOTHER of FT and TFL1-like codes for MATNVDPLVVGRVIGDVVDMFVPTVNMSVCYGSKHVTNGCDIKPSMAATPPRVLISGHPTDLYTLVMTDPDAPSPSEPSMREWIQWIVTDIPGCTNVAGGKEVLPYAGPRPPVGIHRYILVLFRQKAVMGSLEPPGCRSHFNTRAFAHHFDLGMPVATVYFNAHKEPANRKR; via the exons ATGGCAACAAATGTTGATCCTTTGGTAGTTGGTAGGGTGATTGGTGATGTGGTTGACATGTTCGTGCCCACAGTGAACATGTCTGTTTGCTATGGATCGAAGCATGTCACTAATGGCTGTGATATCAAGCCCTCCATGGCCGCGACACCACCCAGGGTTCTTATCTCTGGTCATCCTACTGATCTCTACACTTTG GTGATGACCGATCCAGATGCGCCAAGTCCGAGTGAGCCTAGCATGAGAGAATGGATCCAGTG gATCGTGACGGACATTCCTGGCTGCACCAATGTTGCTGGAG GGAAAGAGGTCCTGCCGTATGCAGGGCCACGGCCACCGGTGGGGATCCACCGCTACATACTGGTTCTTTTCCGGCAGAAAGCAGTGATGGGTTCATTGGAGCCGCCGGGTTGCCGCTCGCATTTCAATACCAGGGCCTTCGCCCATCACTTTGATCTGGGAATGCCTGTTGCCACCGTCTACTTCAATGCTCACAAAGAACCCGCCAACCGAAAGCGCTGA